The following are encoded together in the Triticum dicoccoides isolate Atlit2015 ecotype Zavitan chromosome 6B, WEW_v2.0, whole genome shotgun sequence genome:
- the LOC119322643 gene encoding LOW QUALITY PROTEIN: tubulin-folding cofactor A-like (The sequence of the model RefSeq protein was modified relative to this genomic sequence to represent the inferred CDS: inserted 2 bases in 1 codon; substituted 1 base at 1 genomic stop codon), protein MAATLRSLGIKTRTCRRAMRXSYEEXVEKESANTAAMKERGQHPYDLLLQENVLAESRMMIPDCHKRLEATLAELEATLAELKESGEQGVEIREAESVITEVETVFEQFEDQLTSQERRLFGLSGPGEGLTKNGISRNRCRPELSNSRFYLCRS, encoded by the exons ATGGCGGCAACTCTGAGGAGCCTCGGGATCAAGACGAGGACTTGCAGGAGGGCCATGAG GTCGTACGAGGAGTAGGTGGAGAAGGAGTCGGCCAACACCGCAGCCATGAAAGAGAGAGGCCAACACC CATACG ATTTACTTCTTCAGGAGAATGTTTTGGCTGAGTCAAGGATGATGATCCCAGACTGCCATAAGCGTCTTGAAGCCACACTGGCAGAACTGGAAGCAACTCTG GCCGAATTGAAGGAGTCAGGAGAGCAAGGTGTCGAGATAAGAGAGGCGGAGAGCGTGATCACAGAAGTTGAAACTGTATTCGAGCAATTCGAAGATCAACTCACTAGTCAAGAGCGCCG cttgtttggactaTCTGGACCAGGGGAAGGTCTCACGAAAAATGGCATAAGCCGCAACAGGTGCAGGCCTGAGCTGTCAAATTCGAGATTTTACCTGTGCAGATCATAG
- the LOC119325851 gene encoding putative F-box/LRR-repeat protein At5g02930, giving the protein MDSLMPPAPPQTWNTEDDCLPPYNTLCRHDEEQHVQNCDWISTMPDDILIEILSLMTISEAAMTGFLSTRWRHVWKKIDHLILDSYAFGMQELEKSRYHENPLLWNDVATKFVNKVNGLLHSRCGNKIKEFSIRFPLSSAHASNLDHWIDFAIAASTEKLFLDLDNKCCKEGCMICAKGVNAASEPYEFLLGRFFYGRACSLDELTIFNCSIGRMPANLSGFSYIKYLMLARVSIVDETISNIVSSCCALEILVLQYCHQLIHLTASHARLQILVVQFCKSLVSICIRADNIESFVYMGYKINIDCEHTKFLDMLHVYYVNKDDCALDFISAFPKLPKLEFLVIQFPTCLQVYRVLQHATRFAGLTTVILILMKPWKEDISSVAYLLKSAPLIEYFGLHGCCKLQQHTQLNIPWPEDFILSRLYTIIIGGFSGEFELMELVYFLLRSTPALDVFGIDTRAMEPWLVRSNEDKLQDDTRRHYAREMAYAHLVPKVPSTAKFHII; this is encoded by the exons ATGGACTCCCTcatgccgccggcgccgccgcaaaCGTGGAACACCGAAG ATGATTGTTTGCCACCATATAATACGTTGTGTAGGCATGATGAAGAGCAGCATGTCCAG AATTGTGATTGGATAAGCACAATGCCAGATGATATTTTAATTGAAATCCTTTCCCTAATGACAATTAGTGAGGCAGCAATGACTGGTTTCCTTTCCACCAGATGGAGGCATGTCTGGAAAAAAATTGACCATCTCATCCTTGATTCCTACGCTTTTGGGATGCAAGAGTTAGAAAAGTCACGTTACCATGAAAATCCTCTTTTGTGGAATGATGTAGCTACAAAGTTTGTTAACAAAGTAAATGGGCTTTTGCACAGTCGTTGTGGTAACAAAATCAAGGAATTCAGTATCAGATTCCCATTAAGCTCAGCCCATGCTTCTAATCTGGATCACTGGATTGACTTTGCAATTGCAGCCTCTACAGAAAAGCTCTTCCTTGACCTGGATAACAAGTGTTGCAAGGAAGGTTGTATGATTTGTGCGAAAGGTGTGAACGCTGCTTCAGAGCCATATGAATTCCTCTTGGGGCGTTTTTTTTATGGTAGAGCCTGCTCGTTGGACGAATTGACTATTTTCAATTGCAGTATAGGAAGAATGCCTGCAAATCTGAGTGGGTTCTCATATATTAAATACCTGATGCTCGCCCGTGTGTCAATTGTTGATGAAACCATTTCAAATATTGTGTCCAGCTGTTGTGCTCTTGAAATTCTAGTCCTACAATATTGCCATCAATTGATTCATTTGACGGCTTCTCATGCACGGTTGCAAATCTTGGTTGTTCAATTTTGCAAAAGCTTGGTTAGTATTTGTATTCGTGCTGACAACATTGAGTCATTCGTGTACATGGGCTACAAGATCAATATTGACTGCGAACATACAAAATTTCTTGATATGCTCCATGTTTATTATGTGAACAAGGATGACTGCGCTTTAGACTTCATAAGTGCATTTCCTAAGCTCCCCAAACTAGAATTTTTGGTAATCCAGTTTCCTACATGCTTACAG GTATATCGCGTGTTGCAGCATGCTACAAGGTTTGCTGGTTTGACAACAGTTATATTGATTCTCATGAAACCTTGGAAAGAGGACATTTCCTCGGTGGCTTATCTCCTCAAATCAGCTCCTTTAATAGAATATTTTGGTCTACAT GGTTGTTGCAAGCTTCAGCAACATACTCAGTTGAACATCCCATGGCCCGAGGATTTTATACTTTCAAGACTCTACACTATTATAATTGGTGGGTTTAGTGGGGAATTCGAACTCATGGAACTAGTGTACTTTCTACTACGGAGTACACCGGCGTTGGATGTATTCGGAATCGATACACGTGCCATGGAGCCATGGTTGGTCAGATCGAACGAGGATAAGTTGCAAGATGACACGAGACGTCATTATGCAAGAGAGATGGCTTACGCACACTTGGTTCCCAAGGTCCCATCCACCGCGAAGTTCCATATTATATGA